Proteins found in one Lepisosteus oculatus isolate fLepOcu1 chromosome 22, fLepOcu1.hap2, whole genome shotgun sequence genomic segment:
- the chfr gene encoding E3 ubiquitin-protein ligase CHFR isoform X1 yields the protein MQNRGRGQPWGKLVKVDAGSESEILLVNKECTVGRKKGCDLSFPANKLVSGEHCKIVQDESSGEVWLEDMSTNGTVINMSKVVKRQMCPLQNGDVIYFVYRKTEPEHNVAYVYQSLPVDRPCLEGVTADITDVLYCGSLKSSGVGASTDDLSVSPTHTPPQVMQDPPQDEPQPSTSTSNLYVSGACATDLATLQPSCSEPQGDPVEDPRAAEGLRSEAYPNTEADSTGPAVSSDLKEDEETGPERKRRKTDNDDHFSLPGPGFSKAESSPKVTVNPLMEKGKTGEPKTDKMEESLTCIICQDLLHDCVSLQPCMHTFCAACYSGWMERSSLCPTCRCPVERIRKNHILNNLVEAYLLQHPEKCRSEEDLKSMDKRNKITQDMLQPKIERSFSDEEGSSDYLFELSDVDSESSDISQPFIVCRQCPGYRKDPLLVPVVSGQAHEEGGAKASGEVPSTSTNIPTAIQEYVCSPQGSHVICTCCLQPMPDRRAEYNNQQLSLQQCTVCQRPFCHMYWGCSRVGCLGCLARFSDLNLTDKCLDGVLNSNNYESDILKNYLASRGISWKEMLQESLLALQQGTFYLSDYRITANAVLCYCCGLRAFKELTYQYRQNIPAAELPAAVTSRPDCYWGRNCRTQVKAHHAMKFNHICEQTRFKN from the exons ATGCAGAATCGTGGAAGAGGTCAGCCGTGGGGAAAGTTAGTTAAAGTCGACGCGGGTTCCGAATCGGAAATACTGCTCGTCAACAAAGAATGCACGGTGGGGAGGAAAAAGG GCTGCGATCTCTCTTTTCCTGCAAACAAACTGGTCTCAGGTGAACACTGCAAAATTGTTCAGGATGAAAGCtcaggggaggtgtggctgGAGGACATGAG CACCAATGGAACGGTGATAAATATGTCCAAAGTGGTGAAAAGACAGATGTGCCCTCTACAGAATGGAGATGTGATCTATTTTGTGTACAGGAAAACTGAGCCAGAGCATA ACGTTGCCTATGTTTATCAGTCTTTGCCTGTTGACCGGCCATGTCTGGAAGGCGTCACTGCTGACATCACTG atgtactgtattgcgGAAGCTTAAAAAGCTCAGGTGTGGGTGCCAGTACAGACGATTTGTCTGTCTCTCCCACCCATACGCCACCTCAAGTCATGCAGGATCCCCCTCAGGACGAACCTCAACCTTCCACCTCTACATCTAACCTCTATGTCTCAGGTGCTTGTGCCACAGACTTGGCCACCCTACAGCCTTCATGTTCAG AACCTCAGGGCGATCCAGTGGAAGACCCCAGGGCAGCAGAGGGTTTAAGGTCCGAGGCTTATCCTAATACTGAAGCAGACAGCACAGGGCCTGCCGTCAGCTCCGATCTGAAGGAGGATGAAGAGACTGGACCAGagagaaaaaggagaaaaacag acaaTGATGACCACTTTAGCTTACCTGGTCCTGGATTCAGCAAAGCTGAAAGCTCTCCAAAGGTGACTGTGAATCCTTTAATGGAGAAGGGCAAGACCGGGGAGCCAAAAACTGACAAGATGGAGGAGTCTCTCACTTGTATCATATGCCAGGATTTGCTGCATGACTGCGTGAG CCTACAGCCATGCATGCATACTTTCTGTGCTGCCTGCTACTCTGGCTGGATGGAGCGCTCGTCTCTGTGCCCAACCTGCCGCTGTCCCGTGGAGCGCATCCGAAAAAACCACATCCTGAACAACCTGGTGGAGGCTTACCTGCTGCAGCACCCAG AGAAGTGTCGAAGTGAGGAAGACTTGAAGAGCATGGACAAGCGGAATAAAATCACTCAGGATATGCTGCAGCCCAAAATCGAGCGCTCATTTTCAGATGAAGAGGGCAGTTCGGATTATCTCTTTGAGCTCTCTGATGTCGACAGTGAGTCTTCCGATATTAG TCAGCCCTTCATTGTGTGCAGGCAGTGCCCAGGCTACAGGAAAGACCCACTCCTGGTCCCTGTGGTCTCTGGCCAGGCCCATGAAGAAGGGGGTGCCAAGGCATCAGGGGAAGTTCCCTCCACATCCACTAATATTCCTACAG CGATCCAGGAGTACGTCTGTTCCCCGCAAGGGAGCCATGTGATCTGCACCTGCTGCCTGCAGCCCATGCCAGACCGTAGAGCTGAATACAATAACCAGCAGCTCTCTCTGCAACAGT GTACGGTGTGCCAGCGGCCGTTCTGCCACATGTACTGGGGGTGCAGTCGAGTGGGCTGCCTGGGGTGCCTGGCACGCTTTAGTG ACCTCAACCTAACTGACAAATGTTTAGATGGAGTTCTGAACAGCAATAACTATGAGTCAGATATCCTCAAG AATTACCTGGCTTCCAGAGGAATCTCATGGAAAGAGATGCTCCAAGAAAGTCTTCTAGCTCTGCAGCAAGGGACGTTTTATTTATCAG ACTACCGAATCACAGCTAATGCTGTGCTGTGCTACTGCTGTGGGCTGCGTGCCTTTAAAGAGCTAACATATCAGTACCGACAGAACATCCCTGCTGCAGAGCTGCCAG
- the chfr gene encoding E3 ubiquitin-protein ligase CHFR isoform X2 encodes MQGCDLSFPANKLVSGEHCKIVQDESSGEVWLEDMSTNGTVINMSKVVKRQMCPLQNGDVIYFVYRKTEPEHNVAYVYQSLPVDRPCLEGVTADITDVLYCGSLKSSGVGASTDDLSVSPTHTPPQVMQDPPQDEPQPSTSTSNLYVSGACATDLATLQPSCSEPQGDPVEDPRAAEGLRSEAYPNTEADSTGPAVSSDLKEDEETGPERKRRKTDNDDHFSLPGPGFSKAESSPKVTVNPLMEKGKTGEPKTDKMEESLTCIICQDLLHDCVSLQPCMHTFCAACYSGWMERSSLCPTCRCPVERIRKNHILNNLVEAYLLQHPEKCRSEEDLKSMDKRNKITQDMLQPKIERSFSDEEGSSDYLFELSDVDSESSDISQPFIVCRQCPGYRKDPLLVPVVSGQAHEEGGAKASGEVPSTSTNIPTAIQEYVCSPQGSHVICTCCLQPMPDRRAEYNNQQLSLQQCTVCQRPFCHMYWGCSRVGCLGCLARFSDLNLTDKCLDGVLNSNNYESDILKNYLASRGISWKEMLQESLLALQQGTFYLSDYRITANAVLCYCCGLRAFKELTYQYRQNIPAAELPAAVTSRPDCYWGRNCRTQVKAHHAMKFNHICEQTRFKN; translated from the exons ATGCAAG GCTGCGATCTCTCTTTTCCTGCAAACAAACTGGTCTCAGGTGAACACTGCAAAATTGTTCAGGATGAAAGCtcaggggaggtgtggctgGAGGACATGAG CACCAATGGAACGGTGATAAATATGTCCAAAGTGGTGAAAAGACAGATGTGCCCTCTACAGAATGGAGATGTGATCTATTTTGTGTACAGGAAAACTGAGCCAGAGCATA ACGTTGCCTATGTTTATCAGTCTTTGCCTGTTGACCGGCCATGTCTGGAAGGCGTCACTGCTGACATCACTG atgtactgtattgcgGAAGCTTAAAAAGCTCAGGTGTGGGTGCCAGTACAGACGATTTGTCTGTCTCTCCCACCCATACGCCACCTCAAGTCATGCAGGATCCCCCTCAGGACGAACCTCAACCTTCCACCTCTACATCTAACCTCTATGTCTCAGGTGCTTGTGCCACAGACTTGGCCACCCTACAGCCTTCATGTTCAG AACCTCAGGGCGATCCAGTGGAAGACCCCAGGGCAGCAGAGGGTTTAAGGTCCGAGGCTTATCCTAATACTGAAGCAGACAGCACAGGGCCTGCCGTCAGCTCCGATCTGAAGGAGGATGAAGAGACTGGACCAGagagaaaaaggagaaaaacag acaaTGATGACCACTTTAGCTTACCTGGTCCTGGATTCAGCAAAGCTGAAAGCTCTCCAAAGGTGACTGTGAATCCTTTAATGGAGAAGGGCAAGACCGGGGAGCCAAAAACTGACAAGATGGAGGAGTCTCTCACTTGTATCATATGCCAGGATTTGCTGCATGACTGCGTGAG CCTACAGCCATGCATGCATACTTTCTGTGCTGCCTGCTACTCTGGCTGGATGGAGCGCTCGTCTCTGTGCCCAACCTGCCGCTGTCCCGTGGAGCGCATCCGAAAAAACCACATCCTGAACAACCTGGTGGAGGCTTACCTGCTGCAGCACCCAG AGAAGTGTCGAAGTGAGGAAGACTTGAAGAGCATGGACAAGCGGAATAAAATCACTCAGGATATGCTGCAGCCCAAAATCGAGCGCTCATTTTCAGATGAAGAGGGCAGTTCGGATTATCTCTTTGAGCTCTCTGATGTCGACAGTGAGTCTTCCGATATTAG TCAGCCCTTCATTGTGTGCAGGCAGTGCCCAGGCTACAGGAAAGACCCACTCCTGGTCCCTGTGGTCTCTGGCCAGGCCCATGAAGAAGGGGGTGCCAAGGCATCAGGGGAAGTTCCCTCCACATCCACTAATATTCCTACAG CGATCCAGGAGTACGTCTGTTCCCCGCAAGGGAGCCATGTGATCTGCACCTGCTGCCTGCAGCCCATGCCAGACCGTAGAGCTGAATACAATAACCAGCAGCTCTCTCTGCAACAGT GTACGGTGTGCCAGCGGCCGTTCTGCCACATGTACTGGGGGTGCAGTCGAGTGGGCTGCCTGGGGTGCCTGGCACGCTTTAGTG ACCTCAACCTAACTGACAAATGTTTAGATGGAGTTCTGAACAGCAATAACTATGAGTCAGATATCCTCAAG AATTACCTGGCTTCCAGAGGAATCTCATGGAAAGAGATGCTCCAAGAAAGTCTTCTAGCTCTGCAGCAAGGGACGTTTTATTTATCAG ACTACCGAATCACAGCTAATGCTGTGCTGTGCTACTGCTGTGGGCTGCGTGCCTTTAAAGAGCTAACATATCAGTACCGACAGAACATCCCTGCTGCAGAGCTGCCAG